The following proteins come from a genomic window of Gossypium raimondii isolate GPD5lz chromosome 5, ASM2569854v1, whole genome shotgun sequence:
- the LOC105770414 gene encoding MFP1 attachment factor 1: MADPESPTAKDSAAPTTEPHHTQTQVDDTAAKLSNLTFKIWPPTQRTRDAVLNRLVETLSSESVLSKRYGTIPKEEASAAAKLIEEEAFSVAGASFSTDEDGIEILQVYSKEISKRMLDTVKARAAAATDSTPSGSAEVDSNNVGTAVGEEDSSSSVKAED, from the coding sequence ATGGCTGATCCTGAATCCCCCACTGCTAAGGACTCTGCCGCACCAACCACGGAGCCCCACCACACCCAAACCCAAGTAGACGACACTGCCGCCAAACTCAGCAACCTCACCTTTAAAATTTGGCCCCCCACCCAACGAACTCGTGACGCCGTCCTCAACCGTCTCGTCGAGACGCTATCCTCCGAATCCGTCCTTTCCAAACGCTATGGAACCATCCCAAAGGAGGAGGCTTCCGCCGCGGCCAAGTTGATCGAGGAGGAGGCTTTCTCGGTCGCCGGCGCATCCTTCTCCACCGACGAGGACGGCATCGAGATCCTCCAGGTGTATTCCAAGGAAATCAGCAAGCGTATGCTCGACACTGTCAAAGCCCGAGCTGCTGCTGCCACTGACTCCACTCCTTCAGGTTCGGCGGAAGTAGACTCGAATAACGTGGGAACTGCGGTTGGTGAGGAGGATTCCTCCTCGTCCGTCAAGGCTGAGGATTGA